From Skermanella sp. TT6, a single genomic window includes:
- a CDS encoding SLC13 family permease, with translation MTFDQTLTLAILFGTMALFIWGRWRHDLVAMVALMAGVAAFVVPVGEAFSGFGHPAVVTVAAVLVLSKGLSNSGAIDILARHVLPVRAGAPMLILAMSGLTAFLSAFMNNVGALALMMPVVIQAAQKNEIPVGYLLMPVSFGSILGGMTTLIGTPPNIIIAGFRHQAGGSPFGLFDFTPVGAAVALAGIAFLSLVGWRLLPVSARQSRTGGQLFDVGKYLTEILVPDGKLTGRSLAQFEPELIEVGGQIVGLVRNDEHILAPRAWRRIRPGDILVVEAEPAALTDIVTAYGLELVDDRRISQEDLQSDEMELMEVAVRPGSLLAGRTAAGIRLRSRFGINLLGLSRQGRQTWSRLRDQKFSAGDVLMLQGPAGRLGDFIADTNCVPLVQRALKFPRRGQTILAVSIMGAAIATITVAGVPAEIAFVAAAVLFVLAGLVRLRNLYEAIDWSVIVLLGALIPLAMAMETTGAAALLAQTIVGYLAGGSAVVALILILVVTMTLSDLMNNAATAAVMAPIAIVAARQMDANPDSFLMAVAIGASCAFLTPIGHQNNTLILGPGGYRFGDYWRMGLPLEIIVIAVGVPAILLIWPP, from the coding sequence ATGACATTTGACCAGACGCTGACGCTTGCCATCCTGTTCGGGACGATGGCGCTGTTCATTTGGGGACGCTGGCGGCACGACCTCGTGGCGATGGTCGCCCTGATGGCGGGAGTGGCCGCCTTTGTAGTCCCCGTCGGCGAGGCGTTCTCCGGCTTCGGGCATCCTGCGGTCGTCACCGTCGCGGCCGTTCTGGTACTGAGCAAGGGCCTGTCCAATTCGGGCGCGATCGACATCCTGGCGCGCCATGTCCTGCCGGTCAGGGCGGGAGCGCCGATGCTGATCCTGGCCATGTCAGGACTGACTGCGTTCCTCTCGGCCTTCATGAACAACGTGGGTGCCCTGGCCCTGATGATGCCGGTGGTGATCCAGGCGGCCCAGAAGAACGAGATCCCCGTCGGATACCTGCTGATGCCGGTCTCCTTCGGGTCGATACTGGGCGGCATGACGACGCTGATCGGAACGCCGCCCAACATCATCATCGCCGGGTTTCGCCACCAGGCCGGCGGCAGCCCGTTCGGCTTGTTCGACTTCACGCCGGTCGGGGCGGCCGTGGCTCTGGCCGGCATTGCTTTCCTGTCCCTGGTCGGGTGGCGACTTCTTCCCGTCTCCGCGCGACAAAGCCGGACCGGCGGACAGCTTTTCGACGTGGGCAAGTACCTCACGGAAATCCTGGTGCCCGACGGGAAGCTCACCGGTCGATCGCTGGCCCAGTTCGAGCCCGAGCTGATCGAGGTGGGTGGTCAGATCGTCGGACTGGTGCGCAATGACGAGCATATCCTGGCGCCCCGGGCTTGGCGCCGTATCCGGCCTGGAGACATCCTGGTGGTCGAGGCCGAGCCCGCCGCCCTGACCGACATCGTGACCGCCTACGGGCTGGAGCTCGTGGACGACCGCCGTATCAGCCAGGAAGACCTGCAGTCCGACGAGATGGAGTTGATGGAAGTCGCCGTTCGTCCGGGCAGCCTGCTGGCGGGCCGCACCGCGGCGGGCATCCGCCTGCGCTCCCGGTTCGGCATCAACCTGCTGGGCCTGTCGCGCCAGGGCCGCCAGACATGGAGCCGCCTGCGGGACCAGAAATTCTCCGCAGGCGATGTCCTGATGCTGCAGGGTCCTGCCGGCCGCCTTGGCGACTTCATCGCCGACACCAACTGCGTTCCCCTCGTCCAGCGGGCGTTGAAGTTTCCGAGACGCGGCCAGACCATCCTGGCCGTTTCCATCATGGGCGCCGCCATAGCCACCATCACGGTCGCCGGAGTCCCTGCGGAGATCGCCTTCGTCGCGGCCGCCGTGCTGTTCGTCCTGGCGGGCCTGGTCAGGCTCAGGAACCTTTACGAGGCCATCGACTGGTCGGTCATCGTCCTTCTCGGTGCCCTCATCCCTCTGGCAATGGCGATGGAAACGACGGGTGCCGCGGCGTTGCTGGCGCAGACGATCGTCGGATATCTGGCCGGCGGGTCCGCGGTGGTGGCGCTGATCCTGATCCTGGTCGTGACGATGACCCTGTCCGACCTCATGAACAACGCGGCGACCGCGGCCGTGATGGCGCCGATAGCCATCGTGGCGGCCCGCCAGATGGATGCCAATCCGGATTCCTTCCTGATGGCCGTGGCCATCGGGGCATCCTGCGCGTTCCTGACGCCGATCGGACACCAGAACAATACCCTGATCCTGGGCCCTGGCGGATACCGGTTCGGCGACTACTGGCGGATGGGCCTTCCCCTGGAGATCATCGTCATCGCCGTCGGAGTTCCCGCGATCCTGCTGATCTGGCCGCCTTGA
- a CDS encoding Nramp family divalent metal transporter, protein MGPGIAAAMTGIGASHIMHAPTAGARFGYDLLWVILAAYIIKYCAFEFAHRYTMVKGETIINAYHRVGNWPLWFMIFQGFANTVGIAGRALGCAALMWAAFPFMSLELWAVAILVGTVAILWLGSYKSVEGICKVLIIVFAVSCFVAFALQATPPAEYLSRLLPTLPPIGAMLLFGAMFGYFPTTLEVAPMQSNWAVDKKAGMVKVNEMRAQGHTVHMDPNYMKNSLILFKRDMNISYIISMLSGMVFLIVGAAVLNPLGLVPRGSEMGVTIARIYTDTFGPWIFPVIIAGGVAALFSTVFTYFDGQARIFEECAVRLKRDWDNPRMRKLLYRSMQVIWLVAGIAVVFGLPEPIFVVQVASVMALLFSPILFWLTIKAIKDNFTSDFEREHLPSKFQFAWAWAGTISLVLLTLYVLYFQFLA, encoded by the coding sequence ATGGGGCCGGGCATCGCGGCGGCGATGACGGGCATCGGGGCCAGCCATATCATGCACGCGCCGACCGCCGGCGCCCGGTTCGGCTATGATCTGCTCTGGGTGATCCTGGCCGCCTATATCATCAAATACTGCGCCTTCGAGTTCGCCCACCGCTACACGATGGTGAAGGGCGAAACCATCATCAACGCCTACCACCGGGTGGGCAATTGGCCGCTCTGGTTCATGATCTTCCAGGGTTTCGCCAATACCGTCGGCATCGCTGGGCGTGCCCTCGGCTGTGCCGCCCTGATGTGGGCGGCCTTCCCCTTCATGTCGCTCGAATTGTGGGCAGTCGCCATCCTGGTCGGAACCGTCGCCATCCTGTGGCTCGGCAGCTACAAGTCGGTCGAGGGCATCTGCAAGGTCCTGATCATCGTCTTCGCCGTATCCTGCTTCGTGGCGTTCGCGTTGCAGGCGACGCCTCCGGCCGAGTATCTGTCGCGCCTGCTGCCGACCCTGCCGCCGATCGGCGCCATGCTGCTGTTCGGTGCCATGTTCGGCTATTTCCCCACGACGCTCGAAGTCGCGCCCATGCAGTCGAACTGGGCCGTGGACAAGAAAGCGGGCATGGTCAAGGTCAACGAGATGCGGGCCCAGGGGCACACGGTGCATATGGACCCGAACTACATGAAGAACAGCCTGATCCTGTTCAAGCGCGACATGAACATCAGCTACATCATCTCCATGCTGTCGGGCATGGTCTTCCTGATCGTCGGCGCGGCCGTGCTGAACCCGCTGGGGCTGGTTCCCAGGGGCAGCGAGATGGGCGTGACGATCGCCCGCATCTATACCGATACCTTCGGCCCGTGGATCTTCCCGGTCATCATCGCCGGCGGCGTGGCCGCCCTGTTCTCCACCGTCTTCACCTACTTCGATGGTCAGGCCCGCATCTTCGAGGAATGCGCCGTCCGACTGAAGCGGGACTGGGACAACCCCCGCATGCGCAAGCTGCTGTACCGCAGCATGCAGGTCATCTGGCTGGTGGCCGGCATCGCCGTCGTCTTCGGCCTGCCCGAACCCATCTTCGTCGTCCAGGTCGCCTCGGTGATGGCCCTGCTCTTCTCGCCGATCCTGTTCTGGCTGACCATCAAGGCGATCAAGGACAACTTCACCTCGGATTTCGAGCGCGAACACCTTCCGAGCAAGTTCCAATTCGCCTGGGCATGGGCCGGCACGATCAGCTTGGTGCTGCTGACGCTTTACGTCCTCTACTTCCAGTTCCTGGCCTGA
- a CDS encoding CBS domain-containing protein: MRAKDIMTTHPKTVAPDSLVHEITECLLKKHISAVPVIDGNGRVLGIVSEGDIIHRVAATSDGHRAWWSRLFDGSGKDAAEFIKTHAIHARDIMTREVITVTEDTPAEEIVRILEKRRIKRVPVLRGERLVGIVSRADLLRVVLASSPDMGVPISANDRELREKVMANLEGQDWARVSQLNIVVTDGVAQIWGFVGSDTERNALRVAAETVPGIREVEDHLNFSPIPWAGSRGRGFGGAGGIV; the protein is encoded by the coding sequence ATGCGTGCAAAAGACATCATGACGACCCACCCCAAGACGGTCGCCCCCGATAGCCTGGTTCACGAAATCACGGAATGCCTACTGAAGAAGCACATCAGTGCGGTGCCGGTGATCGACGGGAATGGGCGCGTCCTGGGGATCGTCAGCGAGGGCGACATCATCCACCGGGTCGCGGCGACCAGCGACGGGCACCGCGCCTGGTGGTCCCGGCTGTTCGACGGCTCGGGAAAAGACGCGGCCGAGTTCATCAAGACGCACGCCATCCACGCCAGGGACATCATGACCCGCGAGGTCATCACCGTCACGGAGGACACGCCGGCCGAGGAGATTGTCCGCATCCTGGAGAAGCGGCGGATCAAGCGCGTGCCGGTGCTGCGCGGCGAACGGCTGGTCGGCATCGTCTCGCGCGCCGACCTGCTCCGCGTGGTCCTGGCCTCCTCACCCGACATGGGCGTCCCCATCAGCGCCAACGACCGCGAGCTTCGCGAGAAGGTCATGGCCAACCTCGAAGGGCAGGATTGGGCGCGCGTGTCGCAGCTCAACATCGTCGTGACCGACGGGGTGGCGCAGATCTGGGGGTTCGTGGGTTCGGACACCGAGCGCAACGCCCTGAGGGTTGCCGCCGAGACGGTGCCGGGCATCCGCGAAGTCGAGGATCACCTGAACTTTTCTCCGATACCCTGGGCGGGGAGCCGCGGGCGCGGCTTCGGCGGGGCCGGCGGCATCGTGTAG
- a CDS encoding TetR/AcrR family transcriptional regulator — protein MATGRRAEMMEETRAKLIRAARQAFAAKGYSAASMDDLTAEAGLTRGALYHNFGDKKGLLQAVVDQIDAEMAERARAVGSRAGNDWDGLLAEGVAYIQMALEPEVQRIVLLDGPAVLGDPAGWPTQNRCLQTTTRTLRSLIAQGIVKPVDPEAAARLINGAALNAALWIAAAKDPHSVQEKAVEAFIQLAGGLLRTR, from the coding sequence GTGGCAACGGGACGGCGCGCCGAGATGATGGAGGAAACCCGGGCCAAGCTCATCAGGGCGGCCCGGCAGGCCTTCGCGGCCAAAGGCTATTCGGCGGCGTCGATGGACGACCTCACCGCCGAGGCGGGGCTGACGCGCGGCGCGCTCTACCATAACTTCGGCGACAAGAAGGGTCTGCTCCAGGCGGTGGTCGACCAGATCGACGCGGAAATGGCGGAGCGCGCGCGCGCCGTCGGAAGCCGAGCCGGAAACGACTGGGACGGGCTCCTGGCGGAAGGCGTCGCCTATATCCAGATGGCGCTGGAGCCCGAAGTCCAGCGCATCGTGCTTCTGGACGGACCGGCCGTCCTGGGCGACCCTGCCGGTTGGCCCACCCAGAACCGCTGCCTCCAAACGACGACGCGCACCCTCCGATCACTGATCGCCCAGGGCATCGTCAAGCCGGTGGACCCCGAGGCTGCCGCCCGGCTCATCAACGGGGCGGCGCTCAATGCCGCGCTCTGGATCGCAGCGGCCAAAGACCCGCACAGCGTCCAGGAAAAGGCCGTCGAAGCCTTCATCCAGCTTGCCGGCGGACTCCTGAGAACCCGATAG
- a CDS encoding RidA family protein, whose translation MTSREAIFPPGRHALYEKHRYSAAIRSGDLLFVSGQVGSRADGSPEPDFERQVRLAFDNLAAVLKAAGCTFRDVVDVTTFHTDPQAQIETVMAVRQEVIGDPPYPNWTAVGVNWLAGFDFEIKVIARLPAAA comes from the coding sequence ATGACCAGTCGCGAAGCGATCTTCCCGCCCGGACGGCACGCGCTTTACGAGAAGCACCGCTACTCCGCGGCGATCCGCTCGGGCGACCTCCTGTTCGTCTCGGGCCAGGTCGGCAGCAGGGCGGACGGATCGCCCGAGCCCGATTTCGAACGTCAGGTGCGGCTGGCCTTCGACAACCTCGCGGCCGTCCTGAAGGCGGCTGGCTGCACGTTCCGGGACGTCGTGGACGTGACCACCTTCCACACCGACCCGCAGGCGCAGATCGAGACCGTCATGGCCGTGCGGCAGGAGGTGATCGGCGACCCGCCCTATCCGAACTGGACCGCGGTCGGCGTGAACTGGCTGGCGGGCTTCGACTTCGAGATCAAGGTCATCGCGCGCCTGCCCGCGGCCGCCTGA
- a CDS encoding SLC13 family permease: MGNGLYQQGEYDEYAESAPDRRKAMILWGMRAFGLIAALAVWLAMGNSEGLSPDARWVAAIGTLMAIWWMSEAIPLSATSLLPIVLIPMLTERTVSEATAPYASSIVFLFLGGFLIAIAMEKWNLHRRVALLTLARVGVEPRRIVLGMMLSTGFLSLWVSNTATTLMMLPIGLSVLTLVVEHSPTRQSASDVEALHSGARITDVIEDDNIKRFGVCLILAIAWSATMGGLGTLLGSPPNAIVAGYAADELGRSIGFLEWMMIGLPLALTFILIGWVLMTRVLYPFSLDEIPGGREMIDKEIRDLGPLSQGEKVVMAVFGAAAFLWVVPGLLAAIPGLGDRLGPIGDLNDTAIAIAAGIALFILPGRGRTEMALNWKDAENGLPWGVLLLFGGGLSLASAVGASGLDNWFGQQVVGLGALPIILLVAAVTAIVLFLTEVTSNTATAATFIPVLGGVSVGIGADPLTLLIPAALAATCAFMLPVGTPPNAIVFGTGAVTIGQMARGGFVLNLIGIILITAFCYVLGGLALGLKF, translated from the coding sequence ATGGGAAACGGACTGTATCAGCAGGGCGAGTACGACGAGTATGCCGAATCCGCCCCGGACCGGCGGAAAGCGATGATCCTCTGGGGCATGCGGGCTTTCGGGCTGATCGCGGCCCTTGCGGTCTGGCTCGCCATGGGGAACTCGGAAGGGCTGTCGCCCGACGCACGATGGGTCGCGGCGATCGGCACGCTCATGGCGATCTGGTGGATGAGCGAGGCCATCCCGCTCTCGGCCACGTCGCTGCTGCCGATCGTGCTGATCCCGATGCTGACCGAGCGGACCGTCAGCGAGGCGACTGCACCCTATGCCAGTTCCATCGTCTTCCTGTTCCTCGGCGGCTTCCTGATCGCCATCGCCATGGAAAAATGGAACCTGCACCGCCGCGTGGCGCTGCTGACCCTGGCCCGCGTCGGGGTCGAGCCCCGTCGGATCGTGCTGGGAATGATGCTGTCGACGGGCTTCCTGTCCTTGTGGGTGTCGAACACGGCGACGACGCTGATGATGCTGCCGATCGGCCTGTCGGTGCTCACCCTGGTGGTGGAACACAGCCCGACGCGGCAGAGCGCCTCGGATGTCGAGGCGCTGCACTCGGGCGCCCGCATCACGGACGTCATCGAGGATGACAACATCAAGCGGTTCGGCGTCTGCCTGATCCTCGCCATCGCGTGGTCGGCGACCATGGGCGGGCTCGGAACCCTGCTCGGCAGCCCGCCCAACGCCATCGTGGCCGGCTACGCCGCCGACGAACTCGGCCGCAGCATCGGTTTCCTGGAATGGATGATGATCGGCCTGCCGCTGGCCCTCACCTTCATCCTCATCGGCTGGGTCCTGATGACCCGGGTGCTCTATCCGTTCAGCCTGGATGAGATTCCGGGAGGTCGCGAGATGATCGACAAGGAGATCCGCGATCTCGGCCCGCTCAGCCAGGGCGAGAAGGTCGTCATGGCCGTCTTCGGCGCGGCGGCGTTCCTGTGGGTCGTGCCGGGGCTTCTTGCGGCCATTCCAGGCCTGGGCGACCGGCTCGGACCGATCGGCGACCTCAACGACACCGCGATCGCCATCGCCGCCGGCATAGCCCTGTTCATCCTTCCCGGCCGGGGCCGGACGGAGATGGCCCTGAACTGGAAGGATGCCGAGAACGGGCTGCCCTGGGGCGTGCTTCTCCTGTTCGGCGGCGGACTCAGCCTTGCGAGCGCCGTCGGGGCTTCGGGGCTCGACAACTGGTTCGGCCAGCAGGTGGTCGGGCTGGGGGCGCTTCCCATCATCCTGCTGGTCGCGGCGGTCACCGCGATCGTGCTCTTCCTGACCGAAGTCACCAGCAACACCGCGACCGCCGCGACTTTCATCCCCGTGCTCGGGGGCGTTTCGGTCGGCATCGGAGCGGATCCGCTCACGCTGCTGATCCCTGCCGCCCTGGCCGCGACCTGCGCCTTCATGCTGCCGGTCGGCACGCCGCCGAACGCGATCGTCTTCGGGACCGGCGCGGTGACCATAGGGCAGATGGCGCGGGGCGGCTTCGTCCTGAACCTTATCGGGATCATCCTGATCACCGCTTTCTGCTACGTCCTGGGCGGCCTGGCCCTCGGCCTGAAGTTCTGA
- a CDS encoding sugar-binding protein, with translation MIKMKTALAGMAVAVLAGVMTTQPSFAQGKKTLAFVVNVPADFWQIARRGTEKAQSELPNYNIEFYIPGEMSAAAQKRILEDLLAKGVAGVSISPVNPDNSTEILNQVAAKAVLFTQDADAPQSNRALYIGTDNVAAGRQAGEQMMKALPDGGKAMVFVGTLDAANARERLQGIKEAIAGSKIEIIDVRTDGGDQAKAKANVEDTLTKYPDIDLLVGLWAYNTPQIYNAVKAAGKGGSLKIVGFDEDQQTLKGISEGVIDATVVQQPYEFGYQSMIYLAKYIEGDRSFIPENKQRIVPTQVIDKSNVKDFAAKVRELLKK, from the coding sequence ATGATCAAGATGAAGACCGCCCTGGCCGGTATGGCTGTCGCCGTTCTGGCCGGCGTCATGACGACCCAGCCATCTTTCGCCCAGGGAAAGAAGACCCTGGCTTTCGTGGTCAATGTTCCCGCGGATTTCTGGCAGATCGCCCGTCGTGGCACCGAGAAGGCCCAGAGCGAACTTCCGAACTACAATATCGAGTTCTACATCCCCGGCGAGATGTCCGCCGCGGCGCAGAAGCGCATCCTGGAAGACCTCCTTGCCAAAGGCGTGGCCGGGGTTTCGATCAGCCCCGTCAATCCCGACAACTCGACGGAAATCCTGAATCAGGTCGCCGCGAAGGCAGTCCTGTTCACCCAGGACGCGGACGCCCCCCAGTCGAACCGCGCGCTGTATATCGGGACGGACAACGTGGCCGCCGGCCGGCAGGCCGGCGAGCAGATGATGAAGGCCCTTCCGGACGGCGGCAAGGCGATGGTCTTCGTCGGCACCCTCGACGCAGCCAACGCGCGCGAGCGGCTGCAGGGCATCAAGGAGGCGATAGCCGGGTCGAAGATCGAGATCATCGACGTCCGCACGGATGGCGGCGACCAGGCCAAGGCCAAGGCCAACGTCGAGGACACGCTGACGAAGTATCCTGACATCGACCTTCTGGTCGGCCTGTGGGCCTACAACACGCCGCAGATCTACAACGCCGTGAAGGCGGCCGGAAAGGGAGGCTCGCTCAAGATCGTCGGCTTCGACGAGGACCAGCAGACCCTCAAGGGCATTTCCGAGGGCGTGATCGACGCCACCGTCGTCCAGCAGCCCTATGAGTTCGGCTACCAGTCCATGATCTACCTCGCCAAGTACATCGAGGGCGATCGGTCCTTCATCCCCGAGAACAAGCAGAGGATCGTTCCCACCCAGGTGATCGACAAGTCCAACGTCAAGGATTTCGCGGCCAAGGTCAGGGAACTGCTGAAAAAGTAG
- a CDS encoding sugar ABC transporter ATP-binding protein has product MSNTLLELRSITKTYPGVKALAGVDFSVGHGEVVGLIGENGAGKSTLMKILGGVVSPSSGSIVIDGIPRSTLTVKDAARAGIAFVHQELHLFENLDVAANIFIGREPRKGGILNLIDNTALHERVKPLLKRLGVDFRPEDPVDALSIAQRQMVEIAKALSMDARLIIMDEPTSSLTLTETDNLLNVIADLKASGVSIIYISHRLGEVEQCADRVVVLRDGRRVGELPKSQIKSGAMVRLMIGRELKSLYIPPKAGGRKGGLELQNLVTSAFPEREVSLTVHRGEILGLAGLVGAGRTSLAQTVFGIHAAKGGRILLDGQPLSIRVPAHAIACGIYLIPEDRKKSGLLLDMTIAENISLPDLRSMAKAMLVDVSRETSLAREQCRALAIKAPSIDTDAVTLSGGNQQKVVLAKWISMRPQFIIFDEPTRGIDVGAKSEIYALMRGLADAGVAILMISSDMEEVIGVSDRIAVMHEGRISGMLDRPQFSEHNVLTLAVGNMGGEELVTHA; this is encoded by the coding sequence ATGTCGAATACCCTACTGGAACTCCGTTCGATCACGAAGACGTACCCCGGCGTCAAGGCGCTGGCCGGCGTCGATTTCTCGGTCGGGCACGGTGAGGTCGTGGGCCTCATCGGCGAGAATGGCGCCGGCAAGTCCACCTTGATGAAGATCCTCGGAGGCGTGGTCTCGCCCTCGTCGGGCTCGATCGTCATCGACGGCATTCCAAGGTCCACGCTGACCGTCAAGGATGCGGCTCGCGCCGGGATCGCGTTCGTCCATCAGGAACTGCACCTGTTCGAAAACCTCGATGTCGCGGCGAACATCTTCATCGGGCGGGAGCCCCGGAAAGGGGGCATCCTCAACCTCATCGACAATACCGCCCTGCACGAGCGCGTGAAGCCGCTGTTGAAGCGCCTCGGCGTCGATTTCCGTCCTGAAGACCCCGTGGACGCCTTGTCCATCGCGCAACGTCAAATGGTGGAGATCGCCAAGGCGCTGTCCATGGATGCCCGCCTGATCATCATGGACGAACCCACCTCCAGCCTGACGCTGACCGAAACGGACAACCTGCTGAACGTCATCGCCGACCTCAAGGCTTCGGGGGTCAGCATCATCTATATCTCCCATCGGCTCGGCGAGGTGGAGCAGTGCGCCGACAGGGTCGTGGTGCTGCGCGACGGGCGCCGGGTCGGCGAACTGCCGAAGTCGCAGATCAAGAGCGGTGCGATGGTCCGCCTCATGATCGGTCGGGAGTTGAAGTCCCTCTATATCCCGCCGAAGGCTGGGGGACGGAAGGGCGGACTCGAGCTCCAGAACCTCGTCACGTCGGCCTTTCCCGAGCGGGAGGTCTCGCTGACCGTGCATCGCGGCGAGATCCTCGGTCTGGCGGGTCTGGTCGGGGCGGGGCGGACCTCGCTCGCCCAGACCGTTTTCGGCATCCATGCCGCCAAAGGGGGCCGCATTCTCCTGGATGGGCAGCCTCTCTCCATCAGGGTGCCGGCCCATGCGATCGCCTGCGGCATCTATCTCATCCCGGAGGACAGGAAGAAATCCGGCCTGCTGCTCGACATGACCATAGCCGAGAACATCTCGCTTCCGGACCTCCGGAGCATGGCCAAGGCCATGCTCGTCGACGTGTCGCGCGAGACGAGCCTGGCCAGGGAGCAGTGCCGCGCCCTCGCGATCAAGGCGCCGTCCATCGACACCGACGCCGTCACCCTGTCCGGCGGGAACCAGCAGAAGGTCGTCCTGGCCAAATGGATTTCGATGCGTCCGCAGTTCATCATCTTCGACGAGCCGACTCGGGGCATCGACGTCGGAGCCAAAAGCGAGATCTACGCCCTGATGCGCGGGCTCGCCGATGCCGGCGTGGCGATCCTGATGATCTCCAGCGACATGGAGGAGGTCATCGGCGTCAGCGACCGCATCGCGGTGATGCACGAGGGCAGGATCAGCGGGATGCTCGACAGGCCCCAGTTTTCGGAACACAACGTCCTGACGCTCGCCGTAGGCAACATGGGCGGGGAGGAGCTGGTCACCCATGCTTAA
- a CDS encoding ABC transporter permease, giving the protein MLKKELGLLILILVIGSITAAINPQFISQINLMNLANQIGLFGLISIGAGLVIISGGVDLSVGSMFALLGIVFLDLLVNYELAWPVALLLTIAGGSVLGLIHGLLVTRLKMQPFVVTLCGLLLYRGIARWYTADSTQGFGYGYGYETLEWLMSGRTYNIPHTFIFLLIVATLMGVVLHRSVYGRYLFAVGKSEEAARFSGIPTNTVIAAAYVIGGTLAGISSVFFVFYTQSVSPSAHGSFYELYAIAAAVLGGCSLRGGEGSILGIVLGTVLLQVLQNLVNILGIPSSLNFAVMGAVILLGVLADRQLQLRRQRRLAMASAEARELAKKGAAGAAV; this is encoded by the coding sequence ATGCTTAAGAAAGAACTCGGCCTGCTGATCCTGATACTGGTGATCGGTTCCATCACGGCTGCGATCAACCCGCAGTTCATCTCCCAGATCAACCTCATGAACCTCGCCAACCAGATCGGACTGTTCGGCCTGATCTCGATCGGTGCCGGCCTGGTCATCATCTCAGGCGGCGTGGACCTGTCGGTCGGCTCGATGTTCGCGCTGCTGGGGATAGTTTTCCTCGATCTGCTCGTCAATTACGAACTGGCGTGGCCCGTGGCCCTGCTCCTGACGATCGCCGGCGGATCGGTGCTCGGGTTGATCCACGGGTTGCTGGTAACCCGGCTCAAGATGCAGCCGTTCGTCGTGACCTTGTGCGGACTTCTGCTGTACCGGGGCATCGCGCGCTGGTACACGGCAGACTCCACCCAGGGTTTCGGCTACGGCTATGGCTATGAAACCTTGGAATGGCTGATGTCCGGCCGGACCTACAACATTCCCCATACCTTCATCTTCCTGTTGATCGTCGCGACCTTGATGGGCGTCGTGCTGCACCGTTCAGTCTATGGCCGCTACCTGTTCGCCGTCGGCAAGAGCGAGGAGGCCGCCCGGTTCTCCGGCATTCCCACGAACACGGTGATCGCGGCGGCCTACGTGATCGGCGGAACCCTGGCCGGCATTTCATCCGTCTTCTTCGTCTTTTACACGCAATCGGTCTCGCCGTCCGCGCACGGCAGTTTCTACGAACTCTACGCGATAGCCGCCGCGGTCCTGGGCGGATGCTCGCTCCGCGGCGGCGAGGGTTCGATCCTGGGCATCGTGCTCGGTACCGTTCTACTCCAGGTCCTGCAGAACCTCGTGAACATCCTGGGCATACCGAGTTCGCTGAACTTCGCCGTCATGGGGGCCGTGATCCTGCTGGGCGTCCTCGCCGACCGGCAACTCCAGCTCCGCCGCCAGCGCCGGCTTGCGATGGCAAGCGCCGAGGCGCGCGAACTGGCGAAGAAAGGCGCTGCCGGAGCGGCGGTGTGA